The following is a genomic window from Oscarella lobularis chromosome 2, ooOscLobu1.1, whole genome shotgun sequence.
TTCAAGACGGCGTCATCTACTACACGGAATCGAATCAGGATCCGGATTTCACTGAGGACGAGTATCTCTACGACGACTTGGAATTGGACGAGCAAATGAGTGAGTGACGTCGCGCGCGGCGGAGAGGGGGGTTTGAATCAAAGTGTgtgtttttctctctctctagtgGGTCAACCTATTCTGGCGTCGCCTGCTCATCACAATAACGTGGAGGAGGATTGGGAGGCGGCTATCGGCAAGAACTCGCCGGTGAATTCGTTTCCCatgtcgccgccgtcggcgaagagCGGCTTCAAGGTATTTAGACGAGAAAGAGTCCGCGCACGGGGGGTTTTGAACTTGCATTTCTTCTagaatgacgacgataagAAGAAGGGCAGTCGATCCACTGACGTAACCATCAACGATGTAAGAAACTTAAacggcgagaagaacgagggACAAGAACGAAGCggcttccttttttttagGTACACagtgcaaagaagaaaaccgtTTCAACGTCGTCACAAGGGTCAGGCGGATCGACGGGAAAAACGAACAGCAAGTCATCCTCCCATAAAGCGTCAGTAatagtggcggcggcggcaaaatCGATGTAAGAGAGGAGAAAGGAGAGATAGGGATGTTACGCGTTTGCTAGAACGACGAACAACGGTACAAGTCCGGCTCCCGTCTCTCGAGACTCCAAAACGGCCGGCGGGGGACCTGCATTTGGCGCGTCTTATtcagcggcggcgggcggctcgcaacagcaacagcaacagcaacagcagcaggcGGCGTCAGCGCAACAAGCACCGGCTGCGAAACAGCCACCGACTCAAGAACGGGAGGATGAGCCGCGGGAACGAGAAcacccgtcgccgtcgcctcggcaatcgtcgccgcagcgcgcgcgcgcgtcctCAAGAGAGCCCTCTCTCCCCGACGCCCTATCGAGTAACGATTTATTGACGACTACgttgacgacaacgacgacggcttcaGTGaccatgacgacggcgtcgagtgTTGCTGCGATTGTTGAGAATTCGCTTGAAGCAGGTCAGTTGGATGATTCAACGGAGAACGGACGGAATTTAGAAGCCTTCTTTGCAGTTGCAGTTAATTCTCGCTTGTCGCCCGAAGCGGTGTCATCGGGAAGCGTATCGTCGGTGAGTtacggcggcggtggcggcagcggcgacggcaggCTGTCGCAAGATTCGCCCGTTTTTACGCCCGTCACAAGCGCGTCCgtcacgccgccgccttcgtctTCCCTGTCCGTAGCGAGTCACCTAGCTAACTTAAATCTCTCAACGGCGCCTcaacaacaactacaacagcaagaatcgccgtcgccgtcgtctcaCAGATCGTTAGCGATGGCGTCCGACGCTCTTCTCGTACGACATGTCGAGGGATCCGGAGGTGCGCACGTTGGTGTCGCGTTGGCGGAGATGGACGGCGAAGTAGCATCGCAGGTAAATGCGTCGTAGGGTGCCCGCTCCCGGGATCTGACTAAAGTATATGCATGCGTCAAGGAAATGAGTTTGCATTTCTTATCTGGGACTCTCTATTGGTTTTAGTTAGAGGGCGGGTACTTTGCACCTCGGTTCCAGCGGCAGTAGCACTAGTTTCTAGTGGATACTTTGGGGACCTTTTGATCGTTTACGATAGCGTGGAAGTTTACATGTCTATAGGAAAGGGGTTCTTTTATGATtggttgttttttttctgtagaggGAGAACGTAAATTGGCAGCTGGATTCTCTAAAATCTATTGCTGCTCAAGCGGTTGCTCAGGCCGGTCTTGATAAGGAGTCATTACGAGATGCAAGACGTAAGATGGGGCGGCAGGggttcctttgtctcctACACCACATTGTTGTCTTTTTCAGCTTTGGTCGATCAAGTGAGCCACGTGTCTCTTGCGCTTtcggcggcaacgacgacagtgACGACTGCCGCAACGTCGCTCCAAGAGCCGGTTCTGATGCAGCCACTCGATCCCGTTCTCGGTGCCGCTCCGCTCGGTCGAGTTCGTctgacgaaagagagaagcaGTCAGTTGGCAATGTTGGACAGCGCCAGTCAACATCTACCTCAGGCGGCTGACTCGGAACGAGTCCGGTAAGAGAGAGGGAGGGGGAACACGCGCTGACGCACTCATTCCTCATCTACTGGGATTACGTCCTTTCTCCGAACGCTAGCTCTAACCTATAATGCGAACCTAATCGCCTATTGATGTAATAGATCAAGAATAGAACGAGACCCTCTAAGCGTTCTCTCTTTCTATACTTTCTTATAAACCGTTTTTGTTCCTGTATGTAGACCTCATCTGCCTCACAATCCGTTTCCAACGCAGCCTCATCATCATCCCCATCCACCGGCTCACTTTGACAGCTTTGACTTCTTTCAGCGTCTCAGTCCGGAAACCCTATTCTTCATATTCTATTATCAAGAGGTAGAAGTGTGCCCCGTTTGGCATGTGTCCCTCTAGTGAAGGCGCTTACTCGTGCAGGGAACGCGCGCGCAATATCTAGCGGCGAAAGCATTGAAAAAACAGGCGTGGAGATTTCACACTAAATATCTAATGTGGTTTCAAAGACACGAAGAGCCGAAGGCAATTACAGACGAGTATGAGCAGGTAAGAGAAGATACTTTTTTAGTCGGGTCGCGTGCACgagaaatcttttttctctttctctctctagggCACGTACATTTACTTTGACTACGAAAAGTGGCAACAGAGGAAAAAGGAGGGTTTCACGTTTGAATATCGTTTCTTGGAGGATAAAGACTTGCCGTAGCGTTAGTTGTAACGATGGTTTTTGTGTAACTTTGTACAGAGGTAATGAGAGAAGTGCGTACATACGGGAGAGGTGCGTGTTTTATTTTCGCGCGTGCAAGCCCGTatcgaaagaaaaacatgagcgttgccgtcgattgGAAACGAATACGCGCCGCGAAGCCGAATAATTTGGTCGATAATCCCGATGAAGCCCACGAGGTGTTCACGGCGTTGGCTAAGGTAGGCTCTAGAGCTTTGTTTTGCCAGTTTCACGCGCTGGACGCGCTTCTACACGTAGATcggactcgacgacgtcgaaacggtcGAAATGGCCGATCTGACGcacctcttcttcgtcgccaaaGCAATCATGACTGTAGGATTAGTAGGAAAGCGATTAGGAAGCGAATTCGAGTGAGACGCTCGTTTCCCGAGCGCATATAGGTCAAAGATCAAGAATACAACGTCGCCGTGGACGAGCTGGAGAAACTGGAATCAATGAAAGGTCGGTTTGCGAGCAGCAATTTCGTTTTTCCATTcatcgcgcgacgacgcggcgtcgTTGTCAGGGAGacgcgaaagcgaatcggtcgacggcggcgtgtGGAAGCGACGATACGACGAATTGGATCGCGAGTCGCGTCTCAAGGAGCTCTCGTTTGGACGAATGAAGCGGGAAAACGAACGAGTAATGAATACTATTTATTACCTACAGTACTACATTAGcgcctatagaaaaaaacgtcgtaTAACAACTATATGTATTAGTGCAGCTCGGTTTTTATGGGCATCATTCTTTTTGTACGTATAGCTGACTGAAGATGTTTCTTCGAGTCATCATAGAATTAGTGATTTGGAAGCGAAggtacttacttacttacttcCCCTTGGGAACGACGATTAAAACAGTCTATGCAATAGATTCGTAAACTTGagcatgacgtcaacgattaTCAATCGCAGTTACAGAATCAGGTGGGCCGACCAGTTGGCATATTCACATCGTTGTGCTAATTATTTCTTATTATAGAGAGAAAGTCTACTTCACCAGAGAGACAGCGGCGATGCGACCCTTCGCAGCAGGGAAGTGAAATTGGACAAGTATCGGAATCTTGTTGAGGTGCAGCTATAACGTTGAAATCGAATGCCAATGCAAATTCTATCATCTTTCAGGATTTAGAGAAAATGAATGGCAACttgcaagagaaaaacgagcgattGCAGACCGATTTGAAGTCGGCCGTCGGAGAAATGAACGAGGCGACCGATAAACTCGAACAGCTGCAGGTaaagtgacgtcgatcttagaagaagaaaaaaacaaaatagaTACGCGTCGTGTTTTTTTCATCAGTCAGCACTTCGCGAAGCGGATCGCGTCAATTCGGAATTAGAACGAACGAAACAGGTACTGGAAGCAAAAGTGGAGGATCTGTCCGCCCAAGTCAAGAGTCAAACGACGTCAGACGATCAGATCTTAGGCATAGTCGAAGAGAAAGCGCAGGAATGGCAGGTGGGGGCATTCTCGCCCAAAGGAAGCGCAATTCTacattgacgaattttcAGAACGTGTTGgcggagaaagaggaggagctcGCTCAGTGCTACGATCGTCTGCGCGAGCAGGAAGACCAGATCAGCGCTGCTATGCTTGATCAGGATAAGAATTCCGTTATGCAGCTCAAGCAGgttcttcgtttcgtttttttcagaCTCGGCCCAGAGAGaccgatttcttttctgttttgttttATAGGCGCTCGAAAAGAAGTCCAAGGAAGTGGAGAGCTTGAAGGAAAAACTAGAGGAAGCTTCGGAAGAAATCGTGAAAGCGACTGCTGaattagaagaagaacaagaagTGACCGCAGCCGGTTTGAATCACACATAGTAGGCCGAACTGTTGCAGAGAGAGATTACTATATAGATCGACGAATCGCCGAATTGCAGTCCAGAATTCGAAGTCTACAGTTTGAATTAAAAGAGGAGCGAAGCATCGTCGAGCAAGAGCAGAAAAGCCGTAAACAGGTGACCAGAGTCCGTGCGCCGTCGCCTCGTTTTTAGAGCAGAGTGCGCGCTCTTTAGGCCGAAGCGGAGAGCGCTTTGAAAGATCAGGAGATAAGCGACTTGGCGATGAGAATGCGTCAATACGAGGAGGCGAGGATTGGGATACCGTTACGTTGCGGTTCCCCCTCTCTATCTCCTCTTGCGTTTAGAATCACTACGGTCTCGAAGATGCCGTACAAGAGATCAAAGAGTGGAAAAGCAAAGTGGTGATTCGCGACAGGTACCCCCCTCCtccgaaagaaaaaattcaatagtCCATCGATTTACTCTCAGAGACATTTCCGAGTTGACCGGTCAAGTGAACGAACTCGAATCGCAATTGAACGACTTgcacgacgaaaacgacgcgctTCGACTCCAGCTCGGATTGGATCCGAACCAGTCCGTCGACCTGTCGACGTACAGATATCGTCGCAACGTCGAACTCGAGCAGCAGAAGGCAGTCAATCGAACTCTGAAAAAAGACGTCGGTTGAAATCGCGTTTACCCTTGTCCGTTTCTTTGAGCGAGAGAGCTGCGCGTGTTAGATCGATCGACTTGAAGACGAGAGACTGCGCTTGAGAAGTCAGCTCGTCAAGCAGGCCATGCACAGAGGAGAACGGTAAatcgttttaatttttcttttttgtctaaCTTTTTTACTCTCCTatacttaattaaagagCGATTGAGTTGGGTTTGAAGACGGAAGACCTGATTGCCGTCGAGGAATTGGCCGGCGAAGAGCCCGAGGACCGAAAAGTCAAACTAACGGAAATTATTAGTCGTAAAGGCGAACTTGAAAgacaggtttttatttttagttgaaGTAGTTCGTTTTCGGATGAGTGCACCGCACGCAATTTCTATAGGTCGCCGAGTTGAGAGATCGCGTCGGCAGTCAGGAAAGAACGATCGAGGTGCAAAAGACCGAAGCTGCTAAAGTTCAGCTCCAGTTGAAGGCATGCTGTGCAGCGCGCGAATGCCAAACGTCCTTGTTGTCATGCAGTTTTCGTTCGCGGTGTAGGAAtgcgaagagaaaaacgagaaattgTTCGCCGGTTTTCGAGAGATGCAAGACGTACTGAAacgaggcggcgacggcgacgaaatccgTTGTCCCGCACTCGACACGCTCTTGGGCCTGTggagaaaagacgacaagACAACGACCGTGATACAGTGGAGCGCTcaagtaaaaaaaaaaaacgaaaggaaagacgcgagaaaacgaattctGTGTACGTACAGGTGGAGCAGCTGTCGGGAAGAAATGCTGAACTTCGATCTCAGCTGGCTCAGTGCCGACAGGACTTGACTCACGCCAATCAGCAACTTGAAAGAAAGTCTGTCGAGGTAAATCgcatttttttttgttttcgtgCTCTAACCGATACGTTTAGTTGGAGAAATTGCGACAAGAAGTTGATATTTTTCGGGAAACAGGTACGCTGCCTGTGGTTTTTGTTGCGCCGTTCGTTGGGACTGTGTGCATATAGGTGGAGATGCTGCGGCGCTTAGGCCGCTTCCCTTACCGGCGCGTCTCCCGGTCACCTACACCGAATTGGTGGGCACTCTCAACGAACAGCTCATCACTGCGTTGGAGGTAAAACGAGTGGTGtcagagaagacgaaaaaggatGTTTACTTGGGGGGTCTCTCAGGCACTTGCACGTAAGGAGGAAACGGCCTCGATGATGGAAAAAGAGCTGGAAAAtttaaagagaaaattttccGTTGTAATACATCAACAGGTTAGTACACAGTACTTCACAGTACCCCGTTCGAAAGGTTCAAAATATAACGCGTCCGTCTCGTTTGAAGGGCGTCGTCTACAAAGAGTATCTCGAAAGGAGAGGTCAGAtggaaagcgacgtcgagcgatTGAGAGCGGAGAACGAGGAAGTGGAAAATCGAAGGCGACAGGACGAAATCAAGCTTCAAGAACTGCAGGTCAGAGAGACCTAGTACATACTGTATGTGTCAGGTCCCATGCACTTCATTTCTTTACAGAAACTGAGCGATTCGCTGCGTCTCGATCCCGACGAACGACAGGGAAagctcgtcgaagcgacgcgcAAATTGACGGTCATGCGACTGAACGAGAAGGAGTTGAGTCGACGCCTGACGACCGTTCAGGAGTCGAACGAGACGCTGACGAAGGAGAGTCGAAAACTTCGCGTCGAAATGGTCGAAATGGAGGCTTCGATCGTTTGCCGTCTCGGCTTCTTGCAGCGATATCGCGAAACGGCTCGGTTCCAGGTGAACGTTCTCCAGACGAAATTGAACGAGAGCGTGCCGCGAGACGATCTCGAGGCGGCCAATCGACGATATAACGATCTGACGGCAAAGTATCGCGATCTGTTGCAACGCGAGACGCACTGGGCGGACAGAAATcgagaaatagaaaatctAAAGgtttaaaatttttattcgatttaattaattaatgacttAATTGAATCGTTCGTTTAGCTCGAATTGGAGCAGTTGAGAGAGGAGTGTCGTCAGTGGAAGGACGAGGTTGTCGTCGCGAAAGAGCGCGCTCACATAGCTGAGCGAACTCTCAAAGAAGCGAcggggacgacgacgagtgcgaGCGGCGGAACGACCGAGTCGGGTCAGCAGTCGTACGCGCAGCAGTTGGCTCTGCTGGAGATGAAAGTAAGCGAAGGGGAGAAGGCGTCGGTGCGCGCAATCCCTATACAGTAATTCGGCTATTAGGAATTGAATGAAAGACAAAAGGCCGATCACGCGCTGAGACAGCAGGATCTGTTGAAGCGTCACGTTTCCGAATTAGAAGCGCGAAATGCCGAATTGGAGGAGAAATTTTCAGAGGTAATTACAACCCCATAGATACATATAGCTTACTGTAGAAAACTTCAAATAACAATTTATTTCTGGTTGTCGTCTCAAGCTGTCGAGAATCAACATCGAGTGCCAGtcgacggatcgtcgtcTGAGAGAGGAGTTGAGCCGCGCCGTCGTGC
Proteins encoded in this region:
- the LOC136183710 gene encoding CCR4-NOT transcription complex subunit 3-like isoform X1; translation: MRTRFKDRPCWTLVSLRFRASKSRPGSGVEMADKRKLQGEIDRCLKKVSEGVETFEDIWQKVHSATNPNQKEKYESDLKKEIKKLQRLRDQIKTWLQSNDIKDKRQLQDNRKIIETQMERFKVVERETKTKAYSKEGLQGFATKVDPAQKEKEDIRGWLSESIESLNRQVEQFESEMETLHVGSKRKRGDKEKQERLDGLKMQVERHGYHVVKLETVMRMLDNDSISIDVVKNLQDGVIYYTESNQDPDFTEDEYLYDDLELDEQMMGQPILASPAHHNNVEEDWEAAIGKNSPVNSFPMSPPSAKSGFKNDDDKKKGSRSTDVTINDVHSAKKKTVSTSSQGSGGSTGKTNSKSSSHKASVIVAAAAKSITTNNGTSPAPVSRDSKTAGGGPAFGASYSAAAGGSQQQQQQQQQQAASAQQAPAAKQPPTQEREDEPREREHPSPSPRQSSPQRARASSREPSLPDALSSNDLLTTTLTTTTTASVTMTTASSVAAIVENSLEAGQLDDSTENGRNLEAFFAVAVNSRLSPEAVSSGSVSSVSYGGGGGSGDGRLSQDSPVFTPVTSASVTPPPSSSLSVASHLANLNLSTAPQQQLQQQESPSPSSHRSLAMASDALLVRHVEGSGGAHVGVALAEMDGEVASQRENVNWQLDSLKSIAAQAVAQAGLDKESLRDARPLVDQVSHVSLALSAATTTVTTAATSLQEPVLMQPLDPVLGAAPLGRVRLTKERSSQLAMLDSASQHLPQAADSERVRPHLPHNPFPTQPHHHPHPPAHFDSFDFFQRLSPETLFFIFYYQEGTRAQYLAAKALKKQAWRFHTKYLMWFQRHEEPKAITDEYEQGTYIYFDYEKWQQRKKEGFTFEYRFLEDKDLP
- the LOC136183710 gene encoding CCR4-NOT transcription complex subunit 3-like isoform X2, whose product is MRTRFKDRPCWTLVSLRFRASKSRPGSGVEMADKRKLQGEIDRCLKKVSEGVETFEDIWQKVHSATNPNQKEKYESDLKKEIKKLQRLRDQIKTWLQSNDIKDKRQLQDNRKIIETQMERFKVVERETKTKAYSKEGLQGFATKVDPAQKEKEDIRGWLSESIESLNRQVEQFESEMETLHVGSKRKRGDKEKQERLDGLKMQVERHGYHVVKLETVMRMLDNDSISIDVVKNLQDGVIYYTESNQDPDFTEDEYLYDDLELDEQMMGQPILASPAHHNNVEEDWEAAIGKNSPVNSFPMSPPSAKSGFKNDDDKKKGSRSTDVTINDVHSAKKKTVSTSSQGSGGSTGKTNSKSSSHKASVIVAAAAKSITTNNGTSPAPVSRDSKTAGGGPAFGASYSAAAGGSQQQQQQQQQQAASAQQAPAAKQPPTQEREDEPREREHPSPSPRQSSPQRARASSREPSLPDALSSNDLLTTTLTTTTTASVTMTTASSVAAIVENSLEAVAVNSRLSPEAVSSGSVSSVSYGGGGGSGDGRLSQDSPVFTPVTSASVTPPPSSSLSVASHLANLNLSTAPQQQLQQQESPSPSSHRSLAMASDALLVRHVEGSGGAHVGVALAEMDGEVASQRENVNWQLDSLKSIAAQAVAQAGLDKESLRDARPLVDQVSHVSLALSAATTTVTTAATSLQEPVLMQPLDPVLGAAPLGRVRLTKERSSQLAMLDSASQHLPQAADSERVRPHLPHNPFPTQPHHHPHPPAHFDSFDFFQRLSPETLFFIFYYQEGTRAQYLAAKALKKQAWRFHTKYLMWFQRHEEPKAITDEYEQGTYIYFDYEKWQQRKKEGFTFEYRFLEDKDLP